One window of Hujiaoplasma nucleasis genomic DNA carries:
- a CDS encoding pseudouridine synthase, translating to MELIYKVKKPETIKRFILENHIPSSILERDEKLYKIYVNNQIKSTKDTVRKGDKIHIHIVNEKPEKVFPQEMDLDIIYEDEYLLVINKPANMRMMISKKHPKNTLANGISHYYQTNNIQAKLHFINRLDTDLSGLVVLAKHQFIRFLMSDKLNNEALFYYQAVVDGQIPQKNFSICLPIGKQKDSSLREVAEDGKECETKYQVIKEYKNFSLLDLQVKNKITHQIKVHLSYFDFPVVGDKYYNESSYPVDRVLMDCYKVKFTHPINEEEMNIVHEIPKEIIDFMKK from the coding sequence ATGGAACTGATTTATAAAGTGAAAAAACCAGAAACAATTAAGCGATTTATTCTTGAAAATCATATACCGTCAAGTATATTAGAAAGAGATGAAAAGCTATACAAAATTTATGTTAATAATCAAATTAAATCAACAAAAGACACTGTCCGTAAAGGCGATAAAATTCATATTCATATTGTTAATGAAAAGCCTGAAAAGGTTTTTCCTCAAGAAATGGATTTAGATATTATCTATGAAGATGAATATTTATTAGTTATCAATAAACCTGCCAATATGCGTATGATGATTTCGAAGAAACACCCTAAGAATACATTAGCCAATGGTATTAGTCATTACTATCAAACTAATAATATCCAAGCTAAATTACATTTTATTAATCGCTTAGATACAGATTTATCAGGTTTAGTTGTCCTAGCAAAACACCAATTCATTAGATTTTTAATGAGTGATAAACTTAATAATGAAGCCTTATTTTATTATCAAGCTGTTGTTGATGGACAAATACCTCAAAAGAATTTTAGTATTTGTTTGCCAATTGGAAAACAAAAAGACTCATCTTTAAGAGAAGTAGCTGAAGATGGAAAAGAATGTGAAACCAAGTATCAAGTCATCAAAGAATATAAGAACTTTTCTTTACTTGATCTACAGGTGAAAAATAAAATAACTCACCAAATTAAAGTACATTTATCATATTTTGATTTTCCTGTTGTAGGAGATAAGTATTATAACGAAAGTTCTTATCCTGTAGATAGAGTATTAATGGATTGTTATAAAGTTAAATTTACCCATCCGATTAATGAAGAAGAAATGAATATAGTTCATGAGATACCTAAAGAAATAATTGACTTTATGAAAAAATAA